The nucleotide window TACAAACAGTGTCTTCAGGAAACCAGAAAGAAAAGTTACAGATGTTGTGGTGGCTCAAAAGTGGGCAAGTTAAGGAACAACTTGAAATAGGACAACGTTTGGGTAGAGATACATCAACGGTGACAAGATGGGTGCAAAAGTATAGAGCCAGTGGGCTGTCTGGCTTGCTAGAAATTAAGAAAGCACCCGGAGCAAACCGAAAAATTAATGATGAGGCCCTCGCTGCCCTCAAGCGGGAACTGGAGACAGGCAAAGGTTTTTGTAGTTACGGTGAAATAGTCGAGTGGTTGAAATGCCAACATGGGCTGGATATAGAGTATGCCACAGTTTATGTTTGGGTGAGATATAGATTCAAAGCAAAACTGAAA belongs to Nostoc sp. NIES-3756 and includes:
- a CDS encoding helix-turn-helix domain-containing protein, which encodes MSRPFKIAIAESEEELKKRLQTVSSGNQKEKLQMLWWLKSGQVKEQLEIGQRLGRDTSTVTRWVQKYRASGLSGLLEIKKAPGANRKINDEALAALKRELETGKGFCSYGEIVEWLKCQHGLDIEYATVYVWVRYRFKAKLKVPRPQSCQQDEELVSEFKKNSA